From a region of the Andreesenia angusta genome:
- the pheA gene encoding prephenate dehydratase, which yields MNLDDIRVQIDEIDEKLTALFEKRMDLVLQVAKYKEETGQKIFDSEREKKVIDKNKGYLKNKAYEKSLEDFYNDMMAISRKFQAKQIFSSDIEDISDSEVEKIVKLAKTRKASPKVCYQGVPGAYSEEALIATFGPDTERVNVKEFEDVFNKLQEEDIDYGILPIENSSTGSISEVYDLMREYGYYVVGETSIKVDQNLLGVPGTSLEDIAEVYSHPQGLKQSEEFLKQHGDWKLVPFRNTAESAKLVSESGSKEKAAIASRRAAELYGLEVVEPSINYNNNNHTRFVIIGKNLEINDDANKVSIIFAAPHKAGALYGALSYFAENNLNMQRIESRPVIEKSWEYFFYIDFEGNLKDENLKKAIVEIERNSTYFKLLGNYKSHI from the coding sequence TTGAACCTAGATGATATAAGAGTGCAGATAGACGAGATAGATGAGAAGCTGACGGCGCTCTTTGAAAAGAGAATGGACTTGGTGCTCCAAGTGGCCAAGTACAAAGAAGAGACAGGGCAGAAGATATTCGACAGCGAGAGAGAGAAAAAGGTCATAGATAAGAACAAGGGATACCTCAAGAACAAGGCGTACGAGAAGTCGCTAGAGGACTTCTACAACGACATGATGGCTATAAGCAGAAAGTTTCAGGCCAAGCAGATATTCTCAAGCGATATAGAGGATATATCGGACTCTGAAGTCGAGAAAATAGTGAAGCTGGCTAAAACCAGAAAGGCAAGCCCTAAGGTGTGCTACCAGGGAGTGCCTGGAGCCTACAGCGAAGAGGCCCTTATAGCTACTTTCGGGCCTGACACAGAGAGGGTAAACGTAAAGGAGTTTGAAGACGTATTCAATAAGCTTCAAGAAGAGGATATAGACTACGGAATACTCCCTATAGAGAACTCCTCCACAGGGAGCATCTCGGAGGTCTACGACCTTATGAGGGAATACGGATACTATGTGGTGGGAGAGACGAGCATAAAAGTGGACCAGAACTTGCTTGGAGTTCCCGGAACTTCGCTAGAAGACATAGCGGAAGTCTACTCACACCCTCAGGGGCTTAAGCAGAGCGAGGAATTCCTAAAGCAGCATGGCGACTGGAAGCTGGTGCCTTTCAGGAATACGGCCGAAAGCGCAAAGCTGGTGAGCGAATCCGGCTCCAAGGAGAAGGCAGCCATAGCCAGCAGAAGAGCTGCTGAGCTATACGGACTCGAGGTAGTAGAGCCTAGCATAAATTACAACAATAACAACCACACAAGATTTGTGATAATAGGGAAGAACTTGGAGATAAACGACGACGCCAACAAGGTCAGCATAATATTTGCGGCACCTCACAAAGCAGGGGCTCTTTACGGAGCGCTTAGCTATTTTGCAGAGAACAATTTGAATATGCAGAGGATAGAGTCCAGGCCTGTGATAGAGAAGTCGTGGGAATATTTCTTCTATATAGACTTCGAGGGCAATCTGAAAGACGAAAACCTGAAGAAGGCCATAGTTGAGATAGAGAGGAACAGCACCTACTTTAAACTCCTTGGAAACTACAAAAGCCATATATAG
- the aroC gene encoding chorismate synthase, protein MSGIWGSNYKLSIFGESHGKAIGMVLNGLPVGIELDMEQISKEMERRAPGRDNLSTPRVEGDQFEIVSGILDDTTTGAPLCSMIWNSSQRSKDYSHIRYVMRPGHADYPGFVKYKGFNDYRGGGHFSGRITAPVVFAGAVAKQILARKGITVGAHIKSIGSVSEESFDAVNLNAETLLELAKKPFPVIDESAGEAMKQVILEAKEELDSVGGTVEVGVTGIPVGIGDPFFDSVESKIASLVFSVPGTKGLEFGAGFAISDMKGSESNDEYYMDGDAVKTYTNNNGGITGGISNGMPIVYSVAIKPTSSISKKQRTIDVKEQSETELEVHGRHDPCIVHRTVPVLEAITAIAILDLMLGTEGASGFEPR, encoded by the coding sequence TGGAGCAGATTTCAAAAGAGATGGAGAGAAGAGCTCCAGGAAGAGACAATCTCTCCACACCTAGAGTGGAGGGCGACCAGTTTGAGATAGTCAGCGGGATACTCGACGACACCACTACGGGGGCGCCGCTTTGCTCTATGATCTGGAACTCAAGCCAGAGGTCTAAAGACTACAGCCATATAAGGTATGTGATGAGGCCGGGGCATGCAGACTACCCTGGATTTGTGAAGTACAAGGGGTTCAACGACTACAGAGGCGGAGGGCATTTCTCTGGAAGGATAACTGCGCCTGTGGTCTTTGCTGGAGCGGTGGCCAAGCAGATACTTGCCAGAAAAGGCATAACTGTAGGGGCCCATATAAAGAGCATCGGGTCAGTCAGCGAAGAGTCTTTCGACGCTGTGAACTTGAACGCCGAGACGCTACTGGAGCTTGCCAAAAAGCCTTTCCCGGTGATAGACGAAAGTGCAGGAGAGGCCATGAAGCAAGTTATACTGGAGGCCAAAGAGGAGCTTGACTCTGTAGGCGGAACGGTGGAAGTAGGCGTCACTGGGATACCTGTGGGGATAGGAGATCCGTTCTTCGACTCGGTGGAGAGCAAGATAGCGAGCCTTGTGTTCTCGGTTCCGGGGACCAAAGGGCTGGAGTTTGGAGCAGGCTTTGCCATAAGCGATATGAAGGGCTCCGAGTCCAACGACGAGTACTATATGGACGGAGATGCTGTAAAGACATATACAAACAACAACGGAGGCATTACAGGGGGAATTTCAAACGGAATGCCGATAGTATACTCTGTGGCGATAAAGCCCACTTCTTCTATATCCAAGAAGCAGAGGACTATAGACGTGAAAGAGCAGAGTGAGACGGAGCTTGAAGTGCACGGCAGACATGACCCTTGCATAGTCCACAGAACGGTTCCTGTGCTGGAAGCCATAACGGCCATAGCGATACTTGACCTAATGCTTGGAACGGAAGGAGCGAGCGGATTTGAACCTAGATGA